The DNA region tttgtgtgtgtgtgtgtgtgtgtgtgtgtgtgtgtgtgtgtgtgtttgtgcacacCTGTGTGCACCTGTGTGTAGGATAGGGTGTCCAATAGACTCAAAACAAACCTACTAACACATGCATATTTCCCCCTCTGCCTTTCTCTCATGTCCACTCTTTGCTCTTGAGTGTCATTCTCAGGTGTCACCCTACTCTGCTGTTCCATTCCCACCCCTTCTCCCATGGAGTCTTGGGGTCAAATACTGGAGTGAAAGGCtttcaagcttttttttttttttttttttttttgtaaacatagATTGCTTCTGTTTCCTTTGACAGGAGACTATTGATATGAGAGGAACACACTGCCAGCAGGTGTTAGTCTGTGAGTATTtctgtgtgtaatatttttgtcacaGTAAAATGGCACTCTTTAACAAAGTTAAGAAATCTCCAGACCTTCCTCAGTTTCTGATAATAAACATCTCTGGCAATCATGTCTGCTGGGAGAATGTGTAATATTTTGACTATAATGTTAGTGAATAATTACACAAAATCATTGATAAGGCTCATTTCCAAGATATGTTTCTAAAGCctgttttataaattatttattgatttaattaaatatttaataatatgggCCTTTTGGgggaaataatattttaaattgtactggaccttatatGGGCCAATATACAGGCATTAGTGTGTTagttggtaaatattcagtggTTTCTGAATCAGGAAAGAGACTGCCACACTGTAACCTGCATACATCAGCCTGCATTGCCATTACTGAATGACACCAAAACACTCAgtatacacgcacacacgcgcgcacacacacacacacacacacacacacaaaagctctCATTCCCATGCTGTGGGTACATGGCTCATGTCTAAACTGGCCTGTAAAATGATTCCTTGCatcacaatttgtttattttgtcacTGTTGTCAGCTGCCACAGGAaaactttaattaaaacacatagAAATGAATCAGTTGCAGCAGGTTATTTTACAGAAACTCACTGCACCACCCTGATAAacggtgtttttttttttttttttttttttttttttttttcattttaagatTTTCAAGTCTGAATGtacaataatacaataatatttaTAGTTGTACACAACCAGGAAAATGGTATCGTTTTCACTGTATCGCCATAGCCATCAttcaagagttttttttttttttttttttttttgctttgtttgtttgtgttttaaatataaatacaaagtgGATAGGTGTCTGGGAAAATCTGGGTAAGCTGACATCAACGTATAATTTAACTCTTAAACATTCACACTGGGGTTtgatacaaaaataataataaaacatgtaaataactgaaaataaaataaaaaatatataaatgccaTTGTTGTGCTAAGCAATAAAATAATGTGCCACTTTCGCGTCAACGTCTTCCATTAGGGAAAGTGAGAAAAGTCATGGTTTAACATGAACATGTTCAGTCTCTTCAGAACGTGGAGAGAGGGTAGGGCGGACTTTTCATACTGACCATATttctgatttctctctctctctctctctctctctctctctctctctctctgtctctctcactcatacacacacacacagtcctcagCAGCGTGTGATCGTGGCTTACAACATGAATAAATAAGGCTTGTATTGGCCTTCTGTGAGAATTTAGGCCTGGCTTAGGCGTCAGATGTGACGTCTATGTCCTCAGAGCCGGTCTGTTTGGTGGCGATCCTCCAGCGGTTGATGTGGTGGTTGCCTTTCTTCTTCTGTGTGCTCTCGGGCCCCTCCTCCTCCAGTTTCTGCCGCTTATATTTAGTCCTGCGGTTCTGGAACCAAACCTTCACCTGCGAGAGTCAGAGAACAAGACACAAAGTGAGCACCCAACAATAACGTATCCCCCACTGCTCCAGGCTCCACATCCTTCTACAagataataacacacacatgaacataaACATATACGTTTCAGGTTACTGTAGTTATTATAATGTAGGCATTTTTAACTTATGGAAAAAATACCCATCACCGCTCATTCCGTTACTCAAATCTACTCCGTGGAAAAGACtggtttttactgttttgggCTTTGCAggattatttagttatttattatgTCATTACAAATGAATGTCCGTGTAATTCCGTGTGAGTTTACGTTACTTAATTCAAAGTGGAACCACTGAGCAGACGGCTTTTGTTTGTTAGTAAATCAAAATCAGAAAAACGCAAATCTCTTTTCCGTAAATGATCCGACTCCTTACCGCCAAACTGCAGGAACGAAAGCCGTGTTTTATCTTTGACTAAATAGAATTTAAATTTAGGGGATTTTTCTGCTTAAATGTACTTAGTTGTATAAGGTGTGAATGGAACtcgttttttattttgtttattttagcgGACAGTTTCCAAATCCAAAGTAATTCATTAACTGCTTCAACGCACATTTGACGACTGGAGATGGTTGCGTTATTTCACATAATAAAATCTTTATCGTGGTATCATTCCCTGGTTTGGTTCCGCTCATAATCCATTAATATATTGATTGACTCAAGTAGTAATACTCTTTTAAGTAACActataaaacaaacataaatatctatatatatatattacatcgGTTTAAACCTCAAACACACTTCCAAACAACTTCTGCCCTGTTTCACTTTCCACAGTTGGGTGGTTATTTATTCGTTCGCTGGTGAGGGTGCTTTTCTCAGTCTGGTGATGTAGTGTGAATATCTGCGAAGTTTGGTTATCCCTGCATTTTATAGAAAGTTCAGCCTGAACTTGTATTGCATTACAGGTCCTGGGCAACAgacttacagaaaataaataataaattatgtaTTTTCTATACATAATGATGGCCAGTAAAAATTATGTAATACAGGAGACGTAGACATTACAAAGTCAGTTGTAAAAGGTATTTTCAAGTGCCACGCgtcaaatattatttttattagcaCGTTTAGCGCGCTATTACCACAGTGTTTGTAAACATTGGAAGTTCTGGAACAGTTTCGTGTTCACTCAGGGAAATAGAGGGAAATGTATTTTAGCTTTTAACTAAAACTCAGACTGTGGTTTTGTAAATTATAAAAGTAATACCACAGCTTGTTTCATGACACGCCAGACTGGGCTGTCCATAATCAGTACGCCATCACTTAAACCCATTGGACATTTAATGCACAAATGATCTAACTAGCTCATTAATCCTGCGTTGTTGGATTAGTCTGTTTTGTATATTTCTCTGCAGTGATTCAGCCTTCAAATTATGCCaaggtgtgtgtgcatttacTAATCTGACCATACTCAGGAAATAAATCAGTACTCTATTTAAGCACATGCAAATATCCTTAACTATGACTTTATTCATTTTGAGAATTTTAAAATTACCCTTACCCATATATTACCGGGACagagaaaaatgaataaaagaatgtCGTTCTGTAAGCCACAAAACTACTGTCGTTTTGAGCTTATTTTGTACTTGAACTGATTTTGTTGGGAAAATACCTTCTGTTGACAGGCCGAGGCACTGactgtgtgtgcgcgcgtgtgtctGGTTGTGTAcctgtgtttctgataaactgaGGCTGTTGGCCAGTTGTTTGCGTTCCGCTCCCACTACGTAGTGATTTTTGTCGAAGGCGCGCTCGAGCCGCAGGAGCTGAGAAGGAGAGAACGCTGTGCGGATCCGCTTAGGCTTCCGAGCAAAAGGCCCGTGCAGCAACAACGAGTCATGGGACACTTCATTacctgagacagagagagagggatttaCAATATGAATATTACATTGAAGCAACATGCATCTGATGGACACCccagtttaaacacacacacacacacacacacacacacacacaaatgggaCTCATCATTTTAGAACGGTACAATGTATATGTAATTTGTTGCATTGTCGCTTTAGAAATTCAGTAATATTTACACGACCCAAGAAAGATCCCAGTAACCTTTTTCTAGTCTTACGGaatgtatataatttaaaatacctgttacattaatataaacatttattagaTGTAAGAAATGTTTAAACGTGTTTTTCCGATAGTAACGGTTTTGCGTGGATGACGCGGGTTAAATATTTGGTATTACTGCTACATTTGATATCAggatataaacattaataaccTGCGCATAGTgcgaatcattcattcatttagatTATTTTGTTGTCTTAGAGGTCACAATTCAAAGCTAATCTCAACAGTAGGCCTATATTTACAATGGAAAAATCATTCTTCTGTATAGGGCTTGTATCGTAGTCATCTGGAGCCAAGCATCCATTTTATACACTGCAGAAACTCGGGCTAATTAAGATCCCAGATTGACAGGTAACAGAAGGTGGTGTGCAGCTGTAAAATCACGCGGCGGATCATTATCATTAGCTGTTCAACAcggtgaaacacacacacacacacacacacacacacacagcgagagagtgagtgaacgaGCGAGGAGAACAGCAGCGAGAGTGAACAAGCACtgaatcctctctctctctctctgtctgtctctcatacacacacacacacacacgcacgtgaATTCAGACCGCGTGGCTAGAGGTGAACTGAACTTGGCCTTGACCCTGTTGGCCGTCTgtatattcaattcaattccAAACCCACACTCCGTTTCATTGTCCCAGCTTATTGTCACCTGCTGCTTCTTATTTGGaccaaaaatattatatttcatgtgtAATATTCAGTTTTAAATTAGTGAGTTTACAGAGCTACTGCGTTCATCAGGTCTGAGTGTACACCTTGCTTTAAAACTCAACAAGGACCAGTTATTTTCTCAGCATGAAcacaatattacaaaaaaataaattaaataaataaataaaaaatagctcatataactatatatatatattagttagATAAAAATTGCTTTGAAATTAAAAAGTTCACAAATATAACCGGACGGATGCTAATTTTACGGAACTCATTTCAATTGGTTTCCGTTATCAAAAGCTTCTTCAGATTCCATTTGTAGATCTCGCCACATTCAAAAGCATTCAGCCAGTAAATTATGCAATGTCAGGAATTATGACTATTTTACCTAATGCTTGCAGCTTGCTTCTCTCTTTTTATCTTGTTGGTCACTAAATGTATGTCACTAAATGCGAACACTGCCTAAATAGCTTATTAATTTCCATTATTACTCAGTAAATTATTTGAGTAAATAATGCTTCTGAATGTCGCGTCTAACGTTTAAACAGTGCTTGTCCTTTAAAACACAACTCTGCACGTTTTAATTGAATTCTGCACGTTGTCTCTTGAATTGCTTATCTGAACACTTCGTAAAACACTATGTGGactgtgtatatttatattttaaattaaatacctATATAATAATTAATCGTATGCAGTAATTCCTACAAATTACATATTTACGATTTTCCGAAGTTGTTTTCATTTATCTGCCAACTTAGTCAACAAAACGTGTCAAGACTTGTTTCTGTCTGTAACTCGGCTCTAAATCCAGATTTACCTTGAAAGCGGTGTCCGAAGAAGCGGTTACGCAGAACCCACGGATAGAAGTTGATGGGTTCTCGGTGCTGTGCGCCGTAAAAATGCGCGTGCTGGAGGTGCGCGCCGCTGATCTGATGCGGGTGCGCGCTCAGGGGCGCGTGGCTCAACGCTTCCGGCAGCGCAAGCTCCGGGCTCGGGTAGAGCGCGCGCGCCGCGGGGCTCTGGTAGCCGCCCAGGAAGGATTCTGTAGGCGGCGCGTAGGTGAGAGCGGCGGCCCGCGTGGGCTCCGCCGCAGGTAACGGGCTCTCCTTCGCCACTAGAGACTCGATGGTGAAGCAGCGCTTCCCTGCGGCCGAGAACATGGTCCACGGCGGGAACGCGCAGCGCGGCACTACAGCGGCCTCTGCGCCACCTGCGCGTCCACCTCTGCCTGCAGGAGGCTCACGCGCACGCGGCCATCAGACTCCGCACGGAACGCAGTATAACAACCAACCAACTTCTCTGAGCGCACGGGCTCCGTTTGGGTTCAGCGCGCGACCCGTGAATCCAAGAGTGATCGCGGGAGTGAGTtggtgagggagtgagtgaagtGCTGCGTGTAAGCACCTTTGGATTGGAGGGGTGCGTTTGAGCTCTGCTTTGCGCAGAGCTGATTGGACAGAGACCGCTTGAGAGCGCGGAGCTGATTGGAGGGCGGCTCCAACGTTGACTCTCAGTCTAATAATGAACTCCATTAGTGCATCATTCACCCAGTTGCCTGCAACAGGTCAGTCCCACTAAAGAGGCCAAAATAATGATTATAAAACCCTTCACGGATTTCggcagagcacagaaaaacagcaaGGGGTCCCCCGATCTCTGCTTCTTAcactgcaataataataataataataataataataataataataataatagtgccTAACACATCCTGGCCCATTTCTCAAAATCCTGCTTAGACCATCTAAATTGCTGAAAAAATATTCAATGTTACCTGCTCACATTATGGAAAAATAAAGATACTTACTTAAGTGACTGGATTACATACGTTCAATAAACGTTCAAAAAGTGGATCACTATTACGGGGACAGTTTAAAAACTTAACACTAACAATTTTCTTTGTGCATTTGGCAAACACCAAAAACACAACactaacataataaataaataaaacaccttaAAAAACTTAAAGCACGGAAACATTGGCAACATCAAAAAACACAGAACTGTAAACACTGTTAACGTCGAAAAACACTGAAACGAGTAAAGACAATGGAAAACTTCAAACAGCAACAGTAAAGGCATTGGAAAGACGGAAACATTTGGATACCCCTTAACACCAAAAACAAACCTGAAATAGTGAAAcatcaaaaacataaaaaaaacagataaaaaaggaaaacactgaaaaacaaatacaatttaaaCAAGAACAACAGAGCTTTGGAAACTCTAGAAACGATGggaacacaaaaacacagacaaacatttTAGTGCgaaaaaccaaaaacactgacagcattaacacaaacaggaaacactgaaATCACTGCAAAACACTGGAACCAATGGGAGAACTGAAACTCTGAAAACCAGTGAAAGCCCTGAAAAAGTATAGCGTGGAATTTACATTCGTCCCACGTGAAACAAACCGCATCGACAAGTTCTTGGCAAATGTGAGAAAAATGAATGtcctctttgtgtgtgtattatattcATGATTAACCTGTGAAATCCCGagtgaaaataaaatttaatacgTTTTATCCCTCTTGTCCTGCTTCATTTCAGGTCTGATATAACAGAGTAGACAACAGTGAGAGCTGTTATAGAGCCAGTGTTTGACAATGTTGGATGATGAGTGAAAGTGGCAGTGCTTATATTTACTACAGAAGGGCAAAGTGTTTACTGCACTTTATTGTGAATAGCTGGGTTTTCGGAAAAAAATCAAGTCAAACTCAAGACCAACCAGACTTAATTCGGAAGTGCTCataatgtgtctgtgttaggCCTAAACGCGGGTGTATCGCTGAGCTAGTGGAGCTGGGCTGCAGGGACACACCGTGACCGTCTCCACACGGAGGTATTAACCTGAGCCGTTTATTCTTCTAACGCTGGGCGCGGATAAAAATCAGCGGGTCGTGCACAGATCCCCGGCGCTCGGACTACGGTCTCGCGAGGTCAGAGCCGGGGTCCGCGCTTTCAGCGCTTTCACACTACATTACTCATTGACCGCGCAGAGTTCATGAACTTGTGCTCGGCTATTAATTTCCAGGCCGCTCTCTTTTCCTCGGGGCTCCTCCACTGCGCGTTTCATCTGGAGCTTTTAAAGGTAATGATTAGCCGCCTGAAAGCGCTCCTTAACTCCAGCGCGCATTAGAAAATCATTACAGCGGAGCATTAGTCTGCGCAACAGCGTGTTCACAGCACTATTTAGACGGCAAAGAGCCCGTGAACGCGCACACTCAGCACCGGGACCGCGCCCCAACCCAGGACCCCATAGATCTTAAATGAGTCTCAAGgggttttaataatttaatgagGATAATTCAGCTTTACACTCTCATAAATGGTGGCTCTCCAAAGGTTCTTTTGTAAAGGAAGTTGTTTTATAGAACCATGAACCTTTAAAGAACACTTTGCATAATTCAAGGTTTCTGTCCCTTGTGAAAGTCTTCTTCAAATTCCCGGGAAATGTGCGCGAGGGCTCTATATTGTAATCAAAATGTGTTCTTCTACAGTTACAGTGTCAAGCTTGTTAGAGGAACCGTTCTTCGTGTCACAGAGAACCCCTTTCTAAAAGGTGTTAAAGAGATAAATACATTCTCGATCAATCTAAAGAACCCTTTCACTGTGAAAAgaacaatataaaaacattttatttattaaagtattGACACatcatttatatgtttttataaacaatagattatgtattaatttttatGAATGAGCAGCTTTATAAGTTTTTATTAGTGCTATACGTTCCCCAACAAAATCACCAAGGTTCATTTAAGGTTTAGTTTACTCCAGAGTTTTAAGTTCTGTTGAGTCCTATCGCAAATCATATATAATACAGTTAATTGTTGTTTTAAtaacccaaaaaacaaacaaatccaaaaacaaaacaaccctgtgtttattaatatatttatgctGAGGCTCCTGGTGGATGCatttaattatttgaaaatCGTTTTGTACGTGTGAAAAAAATccagatttattattattagtagtagaattattgctgttattattattgaaataatgtagtattattattagttgAGATTAAATGTATATGAtctaccatatatatatatatattacatttatcttattattaattGGAATTTTTATTGTGGCTCATTTTTGTTTGttcgtttattcatttattgccaTGAGTTTACActaagaattatatatatatgtgtgtgtgtgtgtgtgtgtgtgtgtgtgtgttttttttctggatgAGTTCTGCTTCACTGTACTGTCTAGACGTaaatacactatatatatatatataatatatataaatataattacatataaaCTAAACTGTGTGTAATATAATTATTGCGTGAATGGAGTGAATCGTCTAAACTACTGCCAGAAAATTGGGTGGATATATGTTAATACATAGCATTTCATGACGTCAGAAAACTGACATATAAACGAGCCAGAACCTTTGTTCCACGTACGAACAGAAGGTGACTGCGATATGAAGCTGTTACAATGTTTACGAAATCACGAACGTTAAGAAATTACTTTCTATGAAGTGcactctgtgtttgtctgtttgagGTGTTTAGCTTAGGGAAGCAGTGTGATTTTAACGGTTTGTATGTTGTGCTCCTAAGGTGCTTGAACTTGTTTGTGAGCTGCTGTAGACGCAGTGGAAGCCAGTGAGGTAGTTCCTTCGAATGGGTCGGACATCCCTAATATTATTCTCATTTCAGCACTGTGGGCTTGTGCACTGGAAAGCAGTCGCTAAAGGGAAGGAAAAATATCTCAGCACCTGCATTACGTCACTAGATGCTATCTGTCCTTTTTGGAGTTCagacccctccacacacacacacacacacacacaactgataGTTCAGATACCAGCTCTACAAGACTTTAAAGACACTTGCATAGTGTATAATTACAGCCTACTCTTAAaacaggcgagagagagagagagagagagagagagagacagagagagagagagagagtctcacTCAGTGTTTCTGTCTGCCACTTTTCTCTCTCGTTCCGTAATTAAGAGCTCATGGAATCTGTAATGAATACTAATGGAGCAACCAGCCAtctgcacaaacacaaaattaaaaactaCCATGCTGAGAGGGATAGAaggatagaaagagagagagagagagagagagagagagagagagatgggaggaTGGGTGAGAGATTTAACCTTGCAGCGAAAGGAGGCGTGAGGAAATGAAGAGATGTGGAGCGTTTTTTAAAAGAAGAAAGTGCTgcgcgcatacacacacacacacacacacacacacacacacacacacaggcgacaCACGGCACTGTGCTATTCGGAGCCCCATCTGGGCCAAACAGAAGTGGGATTCCTTGCACTACACACCACCAAAACAATATGCTGAGAGCCCTTTACATCCTGCGGTTCTGCGTCGTTAATTGTTGAGAGCATATCAGAGATATCAGTCGCTGCTCCTTTGATTTGTTTTGAAGTGAGTTACCAGGGAAAGTTAGGTCACGGACCTGTGGTCACTAACAGGCCTGACTCACTGACCCCACAGGGCTTAATGATTAGCGGAGATGGAAAGCTTTAGCAAAAACAACCTCCACGAAATGAGAGCGACTCCTGAGCTGAGAACGGCTCCGGTGCAGTGAACTGAAACACTGAGTCACTCCAAGTCCTGTAGCCTAGGTGACCTCTCTCTGACGGACTCTGCAGTGGCTCTCCTGCTTTCCACTGCTGCCCTCTCGAGGCATTTGCGTTTATTGCAGCTTCCTGTTTGATCTGAATGTTCGAGAGATTCGCTCCTGTTTATTAGTGATGGTACACTATGTCACACTAAAACTTTGCACCACTAAAACACCACAGCAACTCCAGAGCAACACAATGAGATTCTATGTTAACCACTTAACAACCATCACCCACTAGTGATACCATAGCAATCCCCTTGCAGGCAACATTAAtgtcatagcaaccacctagcaatGCCTGGACAACCACTTGGGATACCATAGCAGCAAACTAGCAGGAACCTAACGACCCTTTATCAACACCCTCAGATTGCGTGAACTCACCAGGCAAAATTGGCATTTTGTTGATTATTAAAgtgcaaataattattatttaataaatgtaataatatggACAATTTCTGCACCATCTGTTGGGATAATTTGAaaaatcaaaaatgtatttggtATAGTGGATGTGTAGCATATTTTGACTTACTCAAGCAACAAGAGGTAGTCGGATATTggtatataatttaataattgatATGTATGTGCTGCTTCATGCAAAcctgtaaaattaaaattaattacaaaacaattactttatattttaaaacgTGCTCATTTAGTGAGTCGGGCACGCTCCTGAAAAAATGAATTTAATTGTAAATACTCTGCTGCCACCATGTGGATGACTTCAATATGACAGTCAAGAATGTCTTTCAATATGTAAAGAATCAGAAGTCATCATTAGACTGAAATGCATAAAAAAATACTGTTAATATCCCTTTTACACATTTCAGGGGCTAAGAGCATCATGAATGTTCACTCCATCAAGTCTGTTCTTCCAGTAATCCCTAAcaaatttggattttttttttcagactgtTGATAACAgctaatttgtgtgtgtgttatttatttatatttttaaacttctCTGTAAAATTTCTGATGCTTCTCATTTTTGGAATATGGCACTAGTGTGTTATTACTCTCTCTACTGTCAGTTTCATATGAGGACTTTGTGACATTAATTACACAACAAGATGGGTCCCATATTTACTAGTAATAATGTTTGTTATCCTTTTACATCCCAGTGTATACTTAGAgatacactttaaaaaaaggtgcctcaaaaggttctttgaaaGATTTCCTGGAAGAAGAGTGATATCCTTTAAGAGTGATAGTGAAAGAGTTGTATATGTTTTTAACTTCAGTAAGTGATAATAATTTTACTTAACTATGGGCATcaatgggcggcacagtggtgcagcaggtagtgtcgcagtcacacagctccagggacctggaggttgtgggtttgattcccgctccgggtgactgtctgtgaggagttggtgtgttctccccgtgtccacgtgggtttcctccgggtgctccggtttcctcccacagtccaaaaacacacgttggtaggtggattggcgactctaaagtgtccgtaggtgtgagtatgtgtgtgagtgtgtgtcgccctgtgaaggactggcgccccctccaggggccTAATTCTGTTCAACTATAATATTATACaatcagtaaaaacaaatattactgAGGGAAATattacatgtttaaaacagtttgtATCATTCTTCTGTTTACAGTATATTTATTCTCATTAAATTTTTTATAACATTTCCATAAATAGATGGAATAAGTCTAGATTTTTTTCTGCATCAATGAAAGTGATTTCAACCTTTTCAGCCTAAGTCACAACATACCAGTTTTCATTGGtcaatgtctgtaaatttatgaCTAGGctgtgatcttttttttttttacattttgttttctttctatgaaaatataattctgttattTTGCTGCTAAAATTGAAATGTGTTCCTGATACAGTACAAGGTAAATCAattcattgttttatatataaacttttCTTGCTGCTTTGTGCATTGCTATACAGTCAGTGAGAATCCTGAATCTAACACTCACTTCCCTGTCCCATTAGAAAGATCTCAACCTGTTCATTCAGCATCAAGTGTCATTTGCATCATGAAGCCAGCAGAGGCTGTTAGCCCAGTGTTTCTGCTGAGCAGACATGAGGAGTTCCAGACTGTCTTAAATTATTGTTCACAATTaacattattttgtttattgaaaTTTCATACGTTTTATTAAGATTTATCATTAACACAGTTCAGATGAGCTACAatatctgtaaatgtaaatcaaacAAATTCATTTTTATGGAGGAACATTCCTACTAAACCatctcatttattaatttatacaaTTAGATAATAAATGAGCCAAAGTAATTGACCCACATTCATAAAGACAAATCTATTTATTAATTCAACAAAAACGTTACCTATTATTCCAACTTTAAATACAATTGCATATATACGTCGTATATGTCGActaattttttttcaaatttcctAATATTACATAATTTACTAATTGATTGCACTGTTATTTAGAGAGACACCACCTCGAAGAGAGTTTCAAggctttatgttttattttggattACGTGGAAGTGCTGAGTGAAATTAGCGATTTCTATTAGCAGCTtagagagaaagataaagaaGCGGAGAGGAGTGAATAATGTAATGGCGGCAAAGATGGTTTATTTACACGGAAGCTGCTGGACTTGGGGGTCCGTTAATGGCTGCTGCTGGGAGTAAACACA from Hoplias malabaricus isolate fHopMal1 chromosome 8, fHopMal1.hap1, whole genome shotgun sequence includes:
- the emx1 gene encoding homeobox protein EMX1, with the translated sequence MFSAAGKRCFTIESLVAKESPLPAAEPTRAAALTYAPPTESFLGGYQSPAARALYPSPELALPEALSHAPLSAHPHQISGAHLQHAHFYGAQHREPINFYPWVLRNRFFGHRFQGNEVSHDSLLLHGPFARKPKRIRTAFSPSQLLRLERAFDKNHYVVGAERKQLANSLSLSETQVKVWFQNRRTKYKRQKLEEEGPESTQKKKGNHHINRWRIATKQTGSEDIDVTSDA